In one Geoglobus acetivorans genomic region, the following are encoded:
- a CDS encoding pyridoxal phosphate-dependent aminotransferase has protein sequence MHGDYYEKYLKMGLKPLDFASNINPFRPRDLHENLIEAIESAYYYPQNSYRSLIEVISGSTGWDSENVVFGNGSIELIEFFFRMLRKDVAIVQPTFTEYERFARIYGLRVYNVPWSVERILEFIDGRSPEGIVICNPNNPTGEFFRKAVMEEISETCQRRNVKLMVDQAFIDFVKPHDVDAFQIRSLTKILGIPGLRFGYGCFPEEYARKFHDTRMPWSVNGVAKFVAEKYLPRLGTFSRHVRARIKTERRHLVRSLRKLGFECRGKANFLLCEGGFHAEDIFKFLERKNILIRTCSDFRWLTDSHFRIAVKKRDENRILLRELEVFVQENA, from the coding sequence GTGCACGGAGATTACTATGAAAAATACCTGAAGATGGGGTTGAAACCGCTGGACTTTGCCTCAAACATCAACCCGTTCAGGCCGAGAGACCTGCACGAAAATCTCATTGAAGCCATTGAAAGTGCGTACTACTACCCCCAGAACAGCTACAGGTCTCTGATTGAAGTCATCTCCGGCTCCACCGGATGGGATTCAGAAAACGTCGTTTTCGGAAACGGCTCAATCGAGCTTATCGAATTCTTCTTCAGAATGTTGAGGAAAGATGTGGCCATAGTCCAGCCAACATTCACCGAATACGAGAGGTTCGCCAGAATCTACGGTCTCAGAGTCTACAATGTCCCATGGAGCGTCGAAAGAATTCTGGAGTTCATAGACGGCAGAAGCCCCGAAGGGATCGTGATCTGCAACCCCAACAACCCCACCGGAGAGTTTTTCAGAAAAGCCGTGATGGAGGAAATATCCGAGACATGTCAGAGAAGGAACGTGAAGCTGATGGTCGATCAGGCATTCATAGACTTTGTAAAGCCCCATGACGTTGATGCGTTCCAGATTAGATCTCTCACGAAAATTCTCGGTATTCCGGGATTGAGATTCGGATACGGATGCTTTCCCGAAGAGTACGCAAGAAAGTTTCATGACACAAGGATGCCGTGGAGCGTTAACGGGGTTGCAAAATTCGTGGCCGAAAAATATCTGCCAAGGCTGGGAACATTCTCGAGGCATGTCAGAGCAAGAATAAAAACGGAACGGAGACATCTGGTACGGAGCCTTAGAAAACTTGGTTTTGAGTGCCGGGGTAAAGCCAACTTCCTGCTGTGCGAAGGTGGATTTCATGCGGAAGACATCTTCAAGTTCCTGGAGCGGAAAAACATTCTGATAAGGACATGCAGCGACTTCAGGTGGCTCACCGACAGCCACTTCAGAATCGCTGTCAAAAAAAGAGATGAAAACAGGATTTTGCTGAGAGAATTAGAGGTATTTGTTCAGGAAAATGCCTAA
- a CDS encoding penicillin acylase family protein codes for MRLRPLRRGEFFSLLSVAILLILISPMYDYMNLFAPFGQFWKFHEVDKIELTTPYGKAVIEYDEYGVPHITADNLESLFYATGYAQAKDRLFQMDLQRRLMKGQLSEVFGESLNETDEFYIKMDFEGAAKATWEYFKNSEYAPLLQAYCDGVNKYIEDGELQPEFKLLGYTPKPWTPVDTFLVNKLIAWGLTGDFWDLKRAVILKNLPEAGELYPDYLNHTYQIINSEIPNINKSLVDWLSNFEKDDSAGSNNWLVSGKYTENGKPMLSNDPHLSLRVPPVWYMMHLKAGDFEVQGVTFPGIPVIIIGQNKYISWGVTNVGADVIDFYTYKFNGDKYLYKGEWREVSKEVKTLKMLTDEGIKEKKIVVEKTVHGPLIEKYGTRVAVAWTGLSATTELRAIFNLDKARNVQEAIDALKWFYVPAQNFVIIDREGNTAYYPAGKYPIRYTDGKEVPGNVIFNGSRGEGEWVGFTPYGISSWEGFIPFKEIPHLINPDYVATANQRPVLSFKHYIGDSGYFADPYRGMRIYEMLKEKTKDGRKLTVQDFIDMQKDVYSKPAEFFVNDIRENFDRIPFSDRAKEYAKELINWDYRMTYDSKAALIFSLFIDEFMNETFHDEFSSAGLDESYYPKLWVLQNLPENSKWFDDINTEKTENRYDIIARAMDRVAEKIEEKGWTKYGDINRFIAVHPFYPKVSFMNYQVMEMNGSKYTVYNFRYDYRPDQAGSSWRMITTFDDAKGIMYGIIPGGNSGNYFSKHYQDLLEMWKECRYIEMEVGE; via the coding sequence ATGAGACTGAGACCCCTCAGAAGAGGAGAATTTTTCTCCCTTCTGTCAGTAGCGATTTTGTTGATACTGATCTCACCAATGTACGATTACATGAATCTTTTTGCGCCATTTGGACAGTTCTGGAAGTTCCACGAAGTCGACAAAATCGAACTCACAACCCCCTATGGCAAGGCAGTAATAGAATATGACGAGTATGGTGTGCCTCACATTACCGCCGACAACCTTGAAAGCCTTTTTTATGCTACAGGATATGCTCAGGCCAAGGATAGACTCTTTCAGATGGATTTGCAGCGTAGACTGATGAAAGGTCAGCTTTCAGAAGTTTTTGGAGAGTCCCTAAACGAAACTGACGAATTTTACATCAAAATGGACTTCGAGGGTGCCGCCAAAGCAACCTGGGAATACTTCAAAAATAGCGAGTACGCTCCACTTCTGCAGGCATACTGCGACGGTGTGAACAAATACATTGAAGATGGTGAGCTACAGCCGGAATTCAAGCTCCTCGGGTATACTCCAAAACCATGGACTCCGGTAGATACATTCCTCGTAAACAAGCTGATAGCATGGGGTTTAACAGGCGATTTCTGGGACCTGAAAAGAGCAGTGATCCTCAAAAACCTTCCCGAGGCTGGAGAACTTTATCCAGACTACCTCAACCACACATACCAGATAATAAACAGCGAAATACCGAACATAAACAAAAGTCTTGTTGACTGGCTCAGCAACTTCGAAAAAGACGATTCGGCAGGTTCAAACAACTGGCTTGTCTCCGGCAAGTACACGGAGAACGGAAAGCCCATGCTCTCCAACGATCCACACCTGTCCCTGCGTGTTCCGCCTGTGTGGTACATGATGCACCTGAAAGCCGGCGACTTCGAAGTTCAGGGCGTTACATTCCCCGGAATCCCGGTAATAATCATTGGACAGAACAAATACATATCATGGGGTGTTACGAATGTGGGTGCCGATGTTATAGACTTCTACACCTACAAGTTCAATGGAGATAAATACCTCTACAAGGGAGAATGGAGGGAAGTCAGTAAGGAAGTGAAAACCCTGAAGATGCTAACGGACGAAGGCATCAAGGAGAAAAAGATTGTGGTTGAAAAAACCGTCCACGGACCACTGATCGAAAAATACGGTACCAGAGTTGCGGTGGCATGGACAGGACTGAGCGCAACAACAGAACTCAGAGCAATCTTCAACCTCGATAAAGCCAGAAACGTTCAGGAGGCAATAGATGCGCTGAAATGGTTTTACGTTCCAGCCCAGAATTTTGTTATAATCGACAGAGAAGGCAATACTGCATACTATCCCGCAGGAAAGTATCCAATCAGATACACAGACGGAAAGGAAGTTCCAGGAAATGTCATTTTCAATGGAAGCAGGGGTGAAGGCGAATGGGTGGGCTTTACACCATACGGAATCTCAAGCTGGGAGGGGTTCATACCATTCAAGGAGATCCCGCACCTCATAAATCCGGATTACGTTGCCACAGCAAACCAGAGACCCGTCCTGAGCTTCAAACATTACATAGGAGACAGCGGGTATTTTGCAGACCCGTACAGAGGGATGAGAATTTACGAGATGCTTAAGGAGAAGACAAAGGACGGAAGGAAGCTCACAGTCCAGGACTTCATCGACATGCAGAAAGACGTTTACTCCAAGCCCGCAGAGTTCTTCGTGAACGACATCAGGGAAAACTTTGACAGGATTCCGTTCTCAGATAGAGCAAAGGAGTACGCAAAAGAATTGATAAACTGGGATTACAGGATGACGTATGACTCTAAAGCGGCACTGATATTCTCGCTTTTCATAGACGAGTTCATGAACGAGACCTTCCATGATGAATTCAGTTCAGCAGGGCTTGACGAAAGCTACTACCCCAAACTGTGGGTTCTGCAGAACCTGCCTGAAAACAGCAAATGGTTTGACGACATAAACACTGAAAAGACCGAGAACAGATATGACATTATTGCAAGAGCCATGGACAGAGTTGCCGAGAAAATTGAGGAGAAGGGGTGGACAAAGTACGGCGACATAAACAGATTCATAGCCGTTCACCCATTCTATCCGAAGGTTTCGTTCATGAATTACCAGGTTATGGAAATGAACGGCTCGAAATACACAGTTTACAATTTCAGATACGATTACAGGCCAGATCAGGCCGGAAGCAGCTGGAGAATGATCACAACGTTCGACGACGCTAAGGGCATAATGTACGGAATCATCCCCGGTGGAAATTCTGGAAACTACTTCTCCAAGCACTACCAGGACCTGCTTGAGATGTGGAAGGAGTGCAGATACATAGAGATGGAGGTGGGAGAATGA
- a CDS encoding phosphoribosyltransferase, whose product MDAFPDKFKCVVTNWEYMDGLCRRVAEQIREDGFEPEIIVALARGGWFAGRVLCDLLGLDDLTSLKIEHYVGTAKQSGEVKIKYPLPEDSVKGKRVLIVDDIADTGKSLMRAKEHVEENGASEVKTATLQLLYTSRFTPDYFGEYMEEWAWVIFPWNFVEDMIELISRLLAKDRERLWGEWDIKWGLHEYHQIDPIYLEIAQPRRFFEVMDEMERRGIVERVTKDEKTFWRLK is encoded by the coding sequence GTGGATGCTTTTCCTGATAAGTTCAAATGCGTTGTGACAAACTGGGAATACATGGACGGGCTCTGCAGGAGAGTGGCAGAGCAGATAAGGGAGGATGGTTTTGAGCCGGAAATCATTGTTGCGCTCGCGAGGGGCGGATGGTTTGCTGGCCGGGTTTTATGCGATTTGCTCGGCCTTGATGACCTGACGAGCCTGAAAATTGAGCATTATGTCGGCACTGCAAAGCAGAGCGGAGAGGTCAAAATAAAGTATCCCCTGCCCGAGGACAGCGTTAAGGGCAAAAGGGTGCTGATAGTTGACGACATAGCCGACACGGGAAAGAGCCTGATGAGGGCCAAGGAGCATGTCGAGGAGAACGGGGCGAGCGAGGTTAAAACTGCAACCCTTCAGCTCCTCTACACCTCCCGCTTCACCCCCGACTACTTCGGCGAGTACATGGAGGAGTGGGCGTGGGTTATCTTTCCATGGAACTTTGTCGAGGACATGATAGAACTGATATCGCGGCTGCTTGCCAAGGACAGGGAAAGGCTGTGGGGCGAGTGGGATATAAAGTGGGGCCTGCACGAGTACCACCAGATTGATCCGATTTATCTTGAAATCGCCCAGCCCAGAAGGTTTTTTGAGGTCATGGATGAGATGGAGAGAAGGGGAATTGTCGAGAGAGTGACTAAGGACGAGAAGACCTTCTGGAGGCTGAAATGA
- a CDS encoding transglutaminase domain-containing protein, with translation MMSGRIVLVCFILVISSVLTGCASSDLHSSVGGGNALIPMPAGIKERYEFPTEVSEIESLTAELNAGVNSQDPRVRSLAQRIVQGDGEGSHDIMAVQAIYSYVQSNWTYVEESEKFAQISSAPEIIERGLRGGSLDYSIVMASLLEAAGFKARIVFGCDLNEGICRACPEVFVGTEEEAKQILVGLSETFQDRIYYTHDPEGGYWLSLDLGGEHIGGKPSIDRVYLIVYPVEKRWEVVTGG, from the coding sequence ATGATGTCGGGAAGAATTGTCTTGGTTTGCTTTATCCTTGTCATCTCATCTGTGCTCACGGGATGTGCTTCCTCTGACCTGCACAGTTCTGTGGGCGGTGGGAACGCTCTGATACCCATGCCTGCAGGGATAAAGGAACGATACGAATTTCCGACAGAGGTGAGTGAAATCGAGTCGCTTACAGCCGAGCTGAATGCGGGGGTGAATTCGCAGGACCCTCGAGTAAGGTCTCTTGCACAGCGCATCGTTCAGGGTGATGGAGAAGGGAGCCATGATATTATGGCCGTGCAGGCCATCTATTCTTACGTGCAGAGCAACTGGACGTATGTGGAGGAATCCGAGAAATTTGCTCAGATTTCGTCTGCACCGGAAATAATTGAAAGGGGGCTCAGAGGTGGATCGCTCGACTACTCCATCGTTATGGCATCACTGCTTGAGGCCGCAGGATTCAAAGCGAGAATTGTATTCGGGTGTGATCTGAATGAAGGAATCTGCAGAGCCTGTCCGGAGGTGTTTGTTGGAACTGAGGAGGAGGCGAAGCAAATTCTTGTGGGTTTATCGGAAACCTTTCAGGACAGGATATACTATACGCATGATCCTGAAGGCGGTTACTGGCTCAGTCTGGATTTGGGAGGCGAACACATCGGAGGAAAGCCCTCAATCGACAGAGTGTACCTGATCGTTTATCCGGTGGAAAAGAGATGGGAGGTTGTGACAGGGGGCTGA
- a CDS encoding alpha/beta fold hydrolase: protein MIFGFFDSAGLKLRYLDMGEGEPLILVHGLGGCIEAWTAQLEDFSEEFRVIALDLRGFGMSDAPEKVSIEGFADDVRNLMDHLEIEKASILGHSMGGLVCMEFYRKYPERVKSLILANTFHKLPEQVRKEFEQRLKILEASPDMTQIARFIAEISLYQKREELKELVETIIRKNSKEVYTAATSELAKADYENVLPNMRVPVLVITAEHDVTTPPAFGLEISRLVPGSTVKEISNAAHLAMLENPDEFNRAVTEFLKNVHEQQ, encoded by the coding sequence ATGATATTTGGGTTTTTCGACTCTGCGGGACTGAAGCTGAGATACCTTGACATGGGAGAAGGCGAACCACTCATTCTCGTCCACGGTCTCGGTGGATGCATAGAAGCATGGACTGCCCAGCTCGAAGACTTCTCTGAAGAATTTAGGGTCATCGCACTCGACCTCAGGGGTTTCGGAATGTCGGATGCTCCGGAGAAGGTCTCAATTGAGGGATTTGCAGATGACGTTCGCAACCTTATGGACCACCTTGAGATTGAGAAAGCCAGCATTCTCGGTCATTCCATGGGGGGCTTGGTGTGCATGGAGTTCTACAGAAAGTATCCTGAGAGGGTGAAGTCCCTCATCCTGGCAAACACGTTCCACAAACTTCCCGAGCAGGTGAGAAAGGAGTTCGAGCAGAGGCTGAAAATTCTCGAAGCGAGCCCGGACATGACCCAGATTGCCAGATTCATAGCCGAAATATCACTCTATCAGAAAAGAGAGGAGTTGAAAGAACTCGTTGAGACCATCATAAGAAAGAACAGCAAGGAAGTGTACACCGCCGCTACGTCTGAACTCGCAAAAGCAGATTACGAAAATGTTCTCCCGAACATGCGTGTGCCGGTGCTTGTGATAACGGCGGAACATGACGTCACAACACCACCTGCATTCGGGTTGGAGATATCGAGGCTTGTACCGGGCTCGACTGTAAAAGAGATAAGCAACGCCGCTCATCTCGCAATGCTGGAGAATCCCGATGAGTTCAACAGGGCCGTGACAGAATTCCTGAAAAACGTCCACGAACAGCAGTAG
- a CDS encoding carbonic anhydrase, with product MRKNFEVEFVDMITEPGIVKLFECEKSPEKLIEKIKVSVERHRASAIAVVAHHDCAGNPVEKEQQIEQLKTAVEKLKKHFKSAEVVGLWVNEEFKVEVVFRSESP from the coding sequence ATGAGGAAAAACTTTGAAGTCGAGTTTGTTGACATGATTACCGAGCCCGGAATCGTGAAGCTATTTGAGTGTGAAAAAAGTCCTGAAAAACTTATCGAAAAAATAAAAGTTTCCGTGGAAAGGCACAGAGCAAGTGCGATCGCGGTTGTGGCACATCATGACTGTGCCGGAAATCCGGTGGAAAAGGAGCAGCAGATTGAACAGCTAAAAACTGCGGTTGAAAAACTGAAAAAGCATTTCAAGAGTGCGGAAGTGGTGGGATTATGGGTCAATGAGGAGTTCAAAGTCGAGGTTGTTTTCCGGTCTGAATCGCCATGA
- the hisH gene encoding imidazole glycerol phosphate synthase subunit HisH: MIAVINYGAGNLRSISKALEKAGAAVKITSELEEIESADAIVLPGVGAFETAINNLQNISSHIKDSRVPVLGICLGMQLFATYSEEGGLHRGLDVIEGRVVRFPKNSGKIPHMGWNEIEHEDHPIFEGIESRYFYFVHSYYFNTKAENVIAWTEYGIRFPSAVAKGNYTGLQFHPEKSGKNGLKVLENFISMI; this comes from the coding sequence GTGATTGCAGTAATAAATTACGGTGCAGGCAATCTGAGAAGTATCAGTAAGGCTCTTGAAAAAGCAGGTGCTGCTGTGAAGATTACATCCGAACTTGAAGAAATCGAATCCGCTGATGCGATTGTACTTCCCGGTGTTGGGGCTTTTGAGACTGCCATCAACAATCTGCAGAACATTTCCAGCCATATCAAGGACTCCAGAGTTCCTGTCCTGGGAATCTGCCTCGGAATGCAGCTTTTTGCCACCTACAGTGAAGAGGGCGGGCTGCACAGGGGGCTTGATGTGATCGAAGGCAGGGTTGTCAGATTCCCGAAGAATTCAGGAAAAATACCTCACATGGGGTGGAATGAGATAGAACATGAGGACCATCCGATTTTTGAGGGGATAGAGAGCCGTTATTTCTACTTCGTCCACTCATACTATTTCAATACAAAGGCGGAAAACGTAATAGCTTGGACAGAATACGGAATAAGATTTCCCTCTGCAGTGGCAAAGGGGAATTACACGGGTCTCCAGTTCCATCCCGAAAAAAGCGGTAAAAATGGTCTAAAGGTTCTCGAAAACTTCATATCCATGATTTAG
- a CDS encoding pyridoxamine 5'-phosphate oxidase family protein, producing the protein MIPYEVRSLLNTTYFGYLCTRATYPHITPVFFVYDQRDGVYFMSTFGSRKIRNIASDRRVSLVIDVRDENDPFNNEGVMISGIARLYLPEQFKSQDYGSLITVYNLFREKYAEFVEPVHGDDDVLVRIEMKRLSYWKGPQFMNVRLHD; encoded by the coding sequence ATGATCCCGTACGAAGTGCGGTCTCTGCTCAACACAACATATTTTGGATATCTCTGTACGAGAGCAACGTATCCCCACATAACCCCCGTTTTCTTTGTGTACGATCAGAGGGACGGTGTGTACTTCATGTCGACTTTTGGCTCAAGAAAAATCAGAAATATTGCCAGTGACAGGCGTGTCTCTCTTGTGATTGATGTGAGGGATGAAAATGATCCCTTTAACAATGAGGGTGTCATGATCTCAGGCATCGCAAGACTCTATCTGCCGGAGCAGTTTAAGTCTCAGGATTATGGTTCCCTGATAACCGTCTACAATCTTTTTAGAGAGAAGTATGCTGAGTTTGTTGAACCGGTCCATGGAGATGATGACGTTCTGGTCAGAATAGAAATGAAGAGACTGAGCTACTGGAAGGGACCGCAGTTTATGAATGTCAGACTTCACGACTGA
- the mtnP gene encoding S-methyl-5'-thioadenosine phosphorylase, which produces MKAEIAIIGGTGVYDSDAFENVQEVEIETPFGRPSDKILIGDFEGRKVAFLPRHGRGHVYSPTNLPYRANIYALKKLGVSRIISIAAVGSLKEEVRPLDIVIPDQIFDRTKHRKDTFFEEVVVHVGMAEPFCGEMRGVAIRTLDELGLSYHPEGTYVCIEGPQFSTKAESNVYRQLGFDIIGMTALPEAKLAREAEMCYLTIATVTDYDVWKNEPVDVKTVLENAAKNEENVKKILRKLIPAIPEKRECECGDALKFAITTSPDKITDEAKEKLGIFLNKYL; this is translated from the coding sequence ATGAAAGCTGAGATTGCCATAATAGGTGGTACCGGAGTGTATGATAGCGATGCGTTCGAAAACGTTCAGGAAGTCGAGATTGAAACTCCATTTGGGAGACCATCGGATAAGATTCTGATCGGAGATTTTGAAGGCAGGAAGGTTGCTTTTCTCCCAAGGCACGGGAGGGGGCACGTTTACTCTCCCACAAACCTGCCATACAGGGCCAACATCTACGCTCTCAAAAAACTGGGCGTCAGCAGGATCATAAGCATTGCAGCAGTTGGTTCGCTGAAAGAGGAAGTAAGGCCACTCGACATCGTCATTCCCGACCAGATTTTCGACAGAACGAAGCACAGAAAGGACACCTTTTTCGAGGAGGTTGTAGTTCATGTTGGCATGGCCGAACCGTTCTGCGGGGAGATGAGGGGTGTGGCAATAAGGACTCTTGATGAACTTGGACTTTCGTATCATCCAGAGGGAACATACGTATGCATCGAAGGTCCCCAGTTTTCCACCAAGGCTGAATCGAACGTTTACAGGCAGCTCGGTTTCGACATCATCGGTATGACCGCTCTTCCTGAGGCTAAGCTCGCAAGGGAGGCTGAGATGTGCTATCTGACAATAGCGACGGTCACAGACTACGACGTCTGGAAGAATGAGCCCGTGGATGTAAAGACCGTCCTTGAAAACGCCGCAAAGAATGAGGAAAACGTGAAGAAAATCCTCAGAAAGCTCATTCCAGCTATCCCTGAGAAAAGAGAGTGCGAGTGTGGGGATGCTCTTAAATTCGCGATAACCACGAGTCCCGATAAAATCACGGACGAGGCGAAAGAAAAATTAGGCATTTTCCTGAACAAATACCTCTAA
- a CDS encoding biotin transporter BioY, with the protein MVDRAENLTKVSMAVIMAAIIALSAQLSFKIGPVPYTMQNFAIMLSGFLLGPYYGAMAVIIYLGMIAVGLPLGAGGGGPGVLMGYTAGYLFGFVFSASLAGIFGRKFGDRPVILWISTFVAALPTYLLGFAVFYRFALGSAGLSDWALSAVERFGIPAISFPFVIFAATVLIYIPQDMLIDHLLAVVVFRYVRDLMIQRGVRL; encoded by the coding sequence ATGGTTGACAGAGCGGAAAATCTGACGAAGGTGTCAATGGCCGTAATCATGGCAGCAATAATTGCGTTATCTGCTCAGTTGAGCTTTAAAATTGGCCCAGTGCCATATACCATGCAGAATTTCGCCATAATGCTTTCGGGATTCCTGCTCGGACCTTATTACGGAGCAATGGCCGTCATCATCTACCTCGGTATGATTGCCGTTGGACTTCCTCTCGGAGCAGGTGGTGGGGGTCCCGGCGTTCTCATGGGATATACAGCAGGATATCTGTTCGGTTTCGTCTTCTCTGCGAGCCTGGCAGGCATATTCGGCAGAAAATTCGGGGACAGGCCGGTCATCCTGTGGATATCCACGTTTGTTGCAGCATTGCCAACCTATCTTCTCGGTTTCGCTGTTTTCTACAGGTTTGCTCTTGGAAGTGCTGGACTTTCAGACTGGGCACTGAGCGCTGTTGAACGATTTGGTATTCCCGCCATATCATTCCCGTTTGTAATATTTGCCGCAACCGTCCTGATATATATCCCCCAGGACATGCTTATTGACCATCTGCTTGCAGTTGTCGTTTTCCGATATGTTAGGGATCTAATGATTCAGAGAGGTGTTCGACTCTGA
- a CDS encoding pyridoxamine 5'-phosphate oxidase family protein has product MEKWVYELIIEKIPPFSLISDRNVVLVQLLLMLAAGILIAILAKLPLVSLLMGSLAILVVVVWSRLTLIVAPSIRSFRPSMSEAENIVIEGYKQLLFSKRRPELFTGILIFIPFLYRIFTNKTLFQFYHLENWVVILFALILAWDVVYRAGIGIWVFSLSLFRSYRLFKLSKRRKELEHVLLYDLKAMESIDRRGIAYAFTSLMLYPVLSPDKLLASAVLAYFLVIFLLSSASVWLIRMVPWLPPDIMKLLEEAKFAYVGHNGDYYPHVTPVVQVFDGRSIYFFTSRKSKKLRLIEKDNTITVVVDVRDSRDFFNNRAVMISGKAKPYYLWRALLSLPKILKLFYLTRRKYSVYLSRYRENYSELPEAWKLTPFLTRIPIEVEPERVIYWRGARKIRIGL; this is encoded by the coding sequence ATGGAGAAATGGGTTTACGAGCTTATCATTGAAAAAATCCCGCCATTCTCTCTCATAAGTGATAGAAACGTGGTGCTTGTGCAGCTCCTCTTAATGCTTGCCGCAGGCATTCTCATAGCAATACTTGCAAAATTGCCGCTGGTCTCCCTGCTGATGGGCTCTCTGGCGATCCTGGTTGTTGTCGTGTGGAGCAGACTGACCCTCATAGTTGCACCGTCTATAAGATCCTTCAGACCATCAATGAGTGAGGCGGAGAATATTGTGATTGAGGGGTACAAACAGCTGCTCTTCAGCAAAAGGAGGCCTGAGCTTTTTACCGGCATACTGATTTTCATACCATTTCTCTATCGAATTTTTACCAATAAGACCTTATTTCAGTTCTATCACCTTGAAAACTGGGTAGTGATTTTATTTGCCCTCATTCTTGCATGGGATGTTGTTTATCGGGCAGGTATTGGTATCTGGGTGTTCTCTCTGAGTCTTTTCAGATCATACAGGCTCTTCAAACTCTCAAAAAGGAGGAAGGAGCTTGAGCATGTTCTCCTTTATGATCTGAAGGCGATGGAGAGTATAGACAGGAGGGGAATTGCTTACGCATTCACGTCTCTCATGCTCTATCCTGTCCTTTCTCCGGACAAACTTCTGGCTTCAGCCGTTCTTGCCTACTTTCTGGTGATATTCTTGCTCTCATCCGCTTCGGTCTGGCTTATCAGGATGGTTCCGTGGCTCCCTCCAGATATAATGAAGCTGCTGGAAGAGGCAAAATTTGCGTATGTTGGCCATAATGGAGATTATTACCCGCATGTCACCCCTGTTGTACAGGTTTTCGATGGCAGAAGCATATACTTTTTCACCTCAAGGAAAAGCAAGAAACTTCGCCTGATTGAGAAGGACAATACCATCACGGTGGTTGTCGACGTCAGGGATTCGAGGGACTTTTTCAATAACCGGGCCGTGATGATTTCGGGAAAAGCGAAACCGTACTATCTCTGGAGAGCTTTACTCAGCCTTCCAAAAATTTTAAAACTTTTCTATTTAACCAGGAGGAAGTACTCTGTGTATCTTTCGAGATACAGGGAAAACTACAGCGAACTTCCTGAAGCCTGGAAGCTGACACCCTTCCTCACAAGAATCCCTATTGAGGTCGAGCCTGAGAGAGTTATTTACTGGAGAGGTGCCAGAAAGATAAGGATAGGGTTGTGA